A stretch of Miscanthus floridulus cultivar M001 chromosome 13, ASM1932011v1, whole genome shotgun sequence DNA encodes these proteins:
- the LOC136499682 gene encoding uncharacterized protein has product MKRGKGIPGCQRDVGGRGQGKGRGWGGVKGPGRGTSERGRARRTAWTGLAGGAGSSSFSGGWRMARRFSSSLGRVGRWAWVGGAARAGHLRLVEASGGVGLLWWPAPPPSSSGGRGLGARWVVVAARRGVHGAARWWAAGRAGRSAMLRRGAWGSRARCGGPGARWVARGGGGGRTRVGAGRRGGGRLGAQGSRARCGGPGGQRGAGQRRGVNRSVGGEGSG; this is encoded by the coding sequence ATGAAGCGAGGGAAGGGCATACCTGGATGTCAGAGGGACGTCGGAGGTCGCGGACAGGGCAAGGGTCGCGGATGGGGCGGCGTCAAGGGGCCGGGGCGGGGCACCTCAGAACGGGGGCGAGCACGGCGGACAGCGTGGACGGGGTTGGCGGGTGGCGCggggtcctcctccttctccggtgGCTGGCGGATGGCGCGGAGGTTCTCCTCCTCCTTGGGGCGGGTCGGCCGGTGGGCGTGGGTGGGCGGCGCGGCCAGGGCGGGGCACCTCCGGTTGGTTGAGGCGAGCGGCGGGGTGGGGCTCCTCTggtggcctgctcctcctccctcctcctctggCGGCCGGGGGCTGGGGGCGcgctgggtggtggtggcggccagGCGTGGGGTGCATGGGGCGGCTCGGTGGTGGGCGGCGGGGCGTGCGGGGCGGTCGGCCATGCTACGGCGGGGGGCATGGGGCAGCCGGGCGCGCTGCGGCGGGCCAGGAGCGCGGTGGGTTGCgcggggtggcggtggcggccggACGCGGGTCGGCGCGgggcggcgcggtggtgggcgGCTAGGGGCGCAGGGCAGCCGGGCACGCTGCGGCGGGCCGGGAGGGCAGCGGGGCGCGGGGCAGCGGCGGGGCGTCAACCGTTCTGTGGGCGGGGAGGGCTCTGGCTGA